One genomic region from Neisseria weaveri encodes:
- a CDS encoding DUF4198 domain-containing protein yields MLMLTGTLMLSTAAHAHRVWVETGHTHGGEILKAELGYGEFPDMEPIAADRLNIFKPLQLVTAEGKQDLQQKGEHNYQYQSKRPVRDGSYLVIAEYLPTFWSKNAAGWKRVDMKAMPDATYCEQTRMYGKNIVNVGHESADTAIITKPVGHKLEIVPLDNPANIHVGERFKVKVLFNGEPLPNATLTATFDGFDTSDRSKTHKVEAQAFSDKTGADGTVDIIPLRQGFWKANVEHSTAYSDPAVCQKQANYSTLTFEIGHAHH; encoded by the coding sequence ATGCTGATGTTAACCGGCACACTCATGCTCTCAACCGCCGCCCACGCACACCGCGTTTGGGTCGAAACCGGCCACACCCACGGCGGAGAAATTCTCAAAGCCGAATTGGGTTACGGCGAATTTCCCGATATGGAACCCATCGCCGCCGACCGTCTCAACATCTTCAAGCCCCTGCAATTGGTTACCGCCGAAGGTAAACAAGATTTACAGCAAAAAGGCGAACACAACTACCAGTACCAATCCAAGCGCCCCGTCCGCGACGGCAGCTATCTGGTCATTGCCGAATATCTGCCGACTTTCTGGTCTAAAAATGCCGCCGGCTGGAAACGGGTGGATATGAAAGCCATGCCCGACGCAACTTATTGCGAACAAACCAGAATGTACGGCAAAAACATCGTCAACGTCGGCCATGAAAGCGCCGATACCGCCATTATTACCAAGCCCGTCGGCCACAAACTCGAAATCGTTCCGCTCGACAATCCGGCCAATATTCATGTCGGCGAGCGCTTCAAAGTCAAAGTTTTGTTCAACGGCGAACCGCTGCCCAATGCTACCCTGACCGCCACATTTGACGGCTTCGACACCAGCGACCGCAGTAAAACCCACAAAGTAGAAGCCCAAGCCTTCTCCGACAAAACCGGCGCGGACGGCACAGTCGACATCATTCCTCTGCGCCAAGGCTTCTGGAAAGCCAACGTCGAACATTCGACCGCTTATTCCGATCCTGCCGTCTGTCAAAAACAAGCCAATTACAGCACGCTGACATTCGAAATCGGCCACGCCCACCATTAA